In Bacteroidia bacterium, the following proteins share a genomic window:
- a CDS encoding TIGR00282 family metallophosphoesterase codes for MITVLFIGDIVGEPGIEILSISLPILKRRFNPDFIIANGENMHEGRGYNFQQVQKLYEMGIHVITGGNHSFDKHLIFNYMDLDKRLLRPLNYPKGVPGKGYGIYTIPNTHLKIGVINLQGRTFMNYVECPFIKADETIEKIKRHTPIIVVDFHAEATSEKRALSWYLDGRVSALVGTHTHVPTSDHQIMPMGTAYITDVGMTGAHDSVIGISKESIIRKFMLQTPQKFELAEGDLHINAVAIQIDEASGLSKSIEQITFPEFKRTSVTTELPESQLQNDLIPKN; via the coding sequence ATGATTACAGTTCTGTTTATTGGAGATATCGTCGGAGAACCAGGCATAGAAATTCTATCAATTTCCTTACCTATTCTCAAAAGGCGTTTCAATCCTGATTTCATCATCGCAAATGGCGAAAATATGCACGAAGGTAGAGGATACAACTTTCAGCAGGTTCAAAAATTGTATGAAATGGGGATTCATGTTATCACGGGCGGAAACCATAGTTTTGATAAGCACTTAATTTTCAATTACATGGACTTGGATAAGCGTTTGCTGCGCCCCTTAAACTATCCCAAAGGAGTACCGGGTAAAGGATACGGCATCTATACCATTCCTAACACTCACTTAAAAATAGGTGTTATCAATCTACAAGGGCGTACTTTTATGAACTACGTAGAGTGTCCTTTTATCAAAGCAGATGAAACGATTGAAAAAATAAAAAGGCATACTCCAATTATTGTAGTAGATTTTCATGCCGAAGCTACATCAGAAAAACGAGCTTTATCTTGGTATTTAGATGGCAGAGTAAGCGCTTTAGTAGGCACTCATACCCATGTACCTACTTCAGACCATCAAATTATGCCCATGGGAACAGCATATATCACAGATGTAGGAATGACAGGTGCCCATGACTCTGTCATCGGTATCAGTAAAGAGTCCATCATACGCAAATTCATGCTTCAAACTCCCCAAAAATTTGAACTTGCCGAAGGAGATTTGCATATCAACGCAGTAGCTATTCAAATTGATGAGGCATCAGGTTTATCAAAAAGTATTGAACAGATTACTTTTCCTGAATTTAAACGGACTAGTGTTACAACTGAATTACCTGAAAGTCAACTACAAAATGACTTAATCCCTAAAAACTAA